A genomic stretch from Salarias fasciatus chromosome 10, fSalaFa1.1, whole genome shotgun sequence includes:
- the slc6a7 gene encoding sodium-dependent proline transporter, which translates to MQDRGGKAAPGSPAGAGEAAAAAGAQNSVHMNGHTVTQNGHAPTTAATTTTSPTQQIDSRAPNPGTASTAVPREQWGGKYEFLLSCIGYCVGLGNVWRFPYLCYRNGGGVFLIPYFIMLLVTGVPLFLMELSLGQYGAAGPITVWKCCPLLKGIGIGMLCVSMLVCLYYNVIIAWTFYYLGSSLQSPLPWSCDHVANAAICGNGTSGNSSAGKPLSPTEIFWNERVLGVVHSEGLHDPGPVRWSLALCLLVAWVIIFLCMLKGIRSSGKVVYVTATFPYFVLIVLIIRGATLEGSLQGVAFYLTPDWGRLANAQVWNDAASQIFYSLGIGVGGLLSMASYNKFDNNVIRDTLVITTGNCCTSFFAGFAIFSILGHMAWRKGVPVGEVADTGPGLAFVAYPEALALLPGSVFWSIMFFVMLFMLGVDTLFGNMEGITTAVLDEFPHLRANTLHKSMFLGALCFGFYLMGLLLVTDGGIYWFTLIDSFSTSFGLIIITLFMCLGISFFYGVNQFCQDIIDMISHCPRWCTKVLLYFKACWVFFTPFLLLFILSYIFIEMYNTSLHYGSYVYPRWGKALGVCMGATCCLQILIWAIVAISKETGTLKDRFQKAIRPLNSWRANTSNSSRRVEEHMEPERVEGPFTVTLTDMDYNAMTWEEGSQA; encoded by the exons aattcAGTACATATGAATGGGCATACTGTCACTCAGAATGGCCACGccccaacaacagcagcaacaacaaccactTCACCGACACAGCAGATCGATTCCCGAGCTCCGAATCCTGGAACTGCTTCGACCGCTGTCCCACGGGAGCAGTGGGGCGGAAAGTATGAGTTCCTTCTCTCCTGCATAGGATACTGCGTGGGACTGGGCAACGTGTGGCGGTTCCCCTACCTTTGTTACCGCAACGGTGGAG GCGTCTTTCTCATCCCATACTTCATCATGCTCCTCGTGACGGGGGTCCCTCTCTTCCTCATGGAGCTGAGTCTGGGGCAGTACGGCGCGGCCGGTCCCATCACTGTGTGGAAATGCTGCCCTCTGCTAAAAG GTATTGGGATTGGGATGCTCTGTGTTTCCATGTTGGTGTGCCTCTACTACAATGTCATCATTGCGTGGACATTTTACTACCTGGGCAGCTCGTTGCAGAGCCCTCTGCCCTGGTCATGTGACCATGTGGCCAACGCAGCTATCTGCGGCAACGGCACCTCTGGAAATAGCTCCGCTGGTAAACCTCTCAGCCCCACAGAAATCTTCTGGAA CGAGCGTGTGCTGGGTGTAGTGCACAGCGAGGGTCTGCACGACCCGGGTCCCGTCCGGTGGTCCTTGGCCCTGTGCCTCCTGGTCGCCTGGGTCATCATTTTCCTGTGCATGCTCAAGGGCATCCGCAGTTCTGGCAAG gtggtTTATGTAACGGCGACCTTCCCGTACTTTGTGCTCATCGTATTGATCATCAGGGGTGCCACACTGGAGGGCTCGCTTCAGGGCGTTGCTTTCTACCTCACACCAGACTGGGGCCGGTTAGCTAATGCGCAG GTGTGGAACGACGCGGCCTCGCAGATCTTCTACTCGCTGGGTATTGGAGTTGGAGGGCTGCTCTCTATGGCCTCTTACAATAAGTTTGATAACAATGTCATCAG AGACACTCTGGTCATCACCACAGGAAACTGTTGCACCAGCTTCTTTGCGGGATTTGCTATATTCTCAATCCTGGGTCACATGGCGTGGCGGAAAGGAGTGCCTGTTGGGGAGGTGGCAGACACAG GTCCTGGATTGGCTTTTGTCGCTTACCCAGAAGCACTTGCTCTGCTGCCAGGCTCGGTGTTCTGGTCCATTATGTTCTTCGTCATGCTTTTTATGCTTGGTGTGGATACACTG TTCGGGAACATGGAGGGCATCACTACGGCCGTGCTGGACGAGTTTCCACATCTCAGAGCCAACACGCTGCACAAGTCCATGTTTCTGGGAgctctgtgttttggtttctaCCTGATGGGCCTCCTGTTGGTGACCGAT GGGGGAATTTACTGGTTCACTCTCATTGACTCCTTCAGCACTAGTTTTggcctcatcatcatcaccctCTTCATGTGCCTTGGCATCTCCTTCTTCTATG GAGTGAACCAGTTTTGTCAGGACATTATTGACATGATCAGCCACTGCCCTCGCTGGTGCACCAAAGTGCTGCTTTACTTCAAAGCATGCTGGGTTTTCTTCACTCCCTTTCTTTTGTTG TTCATCCTGTCCTATATCTTCATTGAGATGTACAACACGTCACTCCATTACGGCTCCTATGTGTATCCTCGATGGGGGAAGGCGTTGGGTGTGTGTATGGGCGCGACCTGCTGCCTACAAATCCTCATCTGGGCCATTGTAGCCATCAGCAAAGAAACCGGAACACTGAAAGAC cgtTTCCAGAAAGCAATCCGACCCCTGAATTCCTGGAGGGCAAATACCTCAAACTCCAGCAGGAGGGTAGAGGAGCACATGGAGCCAGAGAGAGTGGAGGGCCCGTTCACGGTCACGCTCACTGATATGGACTACAACGCCATGACATGGGAGGAGGGCAGCCAGGCGTAA